A genomic segment from Lates calcarifer isolate ASB-BC8 linkage group LG13, TLL_Latcal_v3, whole genome shotgun sequence encodes:
- the psat1 gene encoding phosphoserine aminotransferase produces MEQKQTINFGAGPAKLPQSVLLQAQKELLNYSGIGISVLEMSHRSSDFNKILNKTESLLRELLNIPDNYKVMFLQGGGSGQFSGVPLNLIGLKKDRCADYLVTGTWSAKAAKEAEKYGKVNIVHPKLDSYTKIPDPSSWTLNPSASYVYYCCNETVHGVEYNFIPETNGVVLVSDMSSNFLSRPVDVSKFGLIFAGAQKNVGCAGVTVVIVREELLGHALKECPIVLDYKVQAEMNSLYNTPPCFSIYIMGLVLEWIKNNGGSAAMETLNKQKSSMIYDIINASDGFYVCPVDVACRSHMNVPFRVGKKEGDESLEKEFLEGASKRGMISLKGHRSVGGIRASLYNAVTLEDTEALAAYMKEFLKEHQ; encoded by the exons atggagcagaaacaAACCATCAACTTCGGCGCTGGACCCGCAAAACTGCCCCAATCT GTGCTGCTACAAGCTCAGAAGGAGCTCCTCAATTACAGCGGCATTGGCATTAGTGTTCTCG AGATGAGTCACCGATCATCAGACTTCAACAAAATCCTCAACAAAACAGAGAGTCTCCTGCGAGAGCTGCT AAATATCCCAGACAACTACAAGGTGATGTTTCTGCAGGGTGGCGGGTCTGGACAGTTCAGCGGTGTTCCTCTCAACCTGATTGGCCTTAAAAAGGACAGGTGCGCTGATTACCTGGTGACCGGCACGTGGTCAGCGAAAGCGGCgaaagaagcagagaaataCGGCAAAGTCAACATTGTCCATCCAAAGTTGGACAGTTACACCA AAATTCCCGACCCCAGCAGCTGGACCCTGAACCCCTCAGCCTCCTATGTGTACTACTGCTGTAACGAGACAGTCCATGGCGTGGAATACAACTTTATACCTGAAACAAACGGGGTAGTCCTAGTCAGCGACATGTCCTCCAACTTCCTGTCTCGACCTGTGGATGTGTCGAAG TTTGGGCTGATTTTCGCCGGAGCTCAGAAGAATGTGGGCTGCGCAGGAGTAACTGTGGTCATTGTGCGAGAGGAGTTGTTAGGCCATGCTCTGAAAGAGTGTCCCATTGTCCTGGACTACAAGGTGCAAGCTGAAATGAACTCCCTCTACAACACACCGCCATGTTTCAG TATCTACATCATGGGTCTGGTGCTGGAGTGGATTAAGAACAATGGCGGCAGCGCTGCCATGGAAACGCTCAACAAGCAGAAGTCGTCCATGATATATGACATCATCAACGCTTCTGACGGTTTCTATGT GTGTCCTGTAGATGTGGCTTGTCGAAGCCACATGAATGTACCATTTCGTGtggggaagaaagagggagatgagTCCTTGGAAAAGGAGTTTCTGGAAGGAGCATCCAAACGTGGAATGATATCACTGAAAGGACACAG GTCAGTTGGAGGAATCCGTGCATCTCTGTACAATGCTGTAACACTGGAGGATACTGAAGCCCTGGCTGCCTATATGAAGGAGTTCCTCAAAGAGCACCAGTAA
- the kiss1rb gene encoding LOW QUALITY PROTEIN: KISS1 receptor b (The sequence of the model RefSeq protein was modified relative to this genomic sequence to represent the inferred CDS: deleted 1 base in 1 codon), translated as MIVESTANHGPDCGSICNESAASGGRGPPVLVDAWLVPTFFGLIMLVGLVGNSLVIHVVTKHQQMKTITNFYIVNLATTDILFLVCCVPFTATLYPLPSWIFGEFMCRLVNYLQQVTAQATCITLSAMSVDRCYVTVYPLQSLRHRTPRMALTISVSIWIGSLLLSTPVAVYQRLEAGYWFGPQTYCSEVFPSARLQKAFIIYSFLAVYLLPLLTITACYAFMLKRMGQPSVNPIDSSYHLQAQAERAAAMRARVSRMVVVMVALFLICWGPIQVCILLQAFGLRSYVLYKLKIWGHCMSYSNSSVNPLVYAFMGNNFRKAFKHAFPAIFLWRTRGRVRVGNMDPEEGGEIDHQAPKGEAEMHFLSSGS; from the exons ATGATAGTGGAATCAACAGCCAATCACGGCCCAGACTGCGGGTCCATATGCAATGAGTCTGCAGCTTCAGGGGGACGGGGGCCACCTGTGTTGGTCGACGCCTGGCTGGTCCCCACTTTCTTCGGCCTCATCATGCTGGTTGGCCTGGTCGGGAACTCGCTGGTCATCCACGTGGTCACCAAACACCAGCAGATGAAGACCATCACCAACTTTTACATTG TCAACCTGGCCACGACTGATATCTTGTTTCTGGTCTGCTGCGTGCCCTTCACTGCCACACTGTACCCACTGCCCAGCTGGATCTTTGGAGAGTTTATGTGCCGACTGGTGAACTACCTTCAGCAG gtgacTGCTCAGGCAACATGTATCACTCTGTCAGCGATGAGTGTGGACCGCTGCTACGTGACTGTGTATCCCCTGCAGTCGCTGCGACACCGCACCCCCCGCATGGCTCTGACCATCTCTGTGTCCATCTGGATAG GCTCCTTGCTGCTGTCGACCCCTGTAGCCGTGTACCAGCGTCTGGAGGCAGGATACTGGTTTGGTCCTCAGACGTACTGCAGCGAGGTCTTCCCCTCTGCCCGCCTCCAGAAAGCCTTCATCATCTACAGCTTCTTGGCCGTTTACCTGCTGCCCCTGCTCACCATCACCGCCTGCTACGCCTTCATGCTCAAGCGCATGGGCCAACCCAGC GTGAACCCCATCGACAGCAGCTACCAC CTTCAGGCTCAAGCTGAGCGAGCAGCAGCGATGCGGGCGCGAGTCTCCcggatggtggtggtgatggtggccCTGTTCCTCATCTGCTGGGGCCCCATCCAGGTCTGCATCCTCCTGCAAGCTTTCGGCCTCCGCAGTTATGTTCTATACAAG CTGAAGATCTGGGGTCACTGCATGTCGTACTCCAACTCCTCTGTAAACCCCCTGGTTTACGCCTTCATGGGCAACAACTTCAGAAAGGCCTTCAAACACGCCTTCCCTGCCATATTTCTGTGGCGCACCAGGGGGAGAGTCAGGGTGGGAAACATGGAcccagaggaagggggagaaATTGATCACCAGGCACCCAAAGGAGAAGCAGAGATGCACTTTCTTTCATCTGGGTCCTAA
- the isca1 gene encoding iron-sulfur cluster assembly 1 homolog, mitochondrial, protein MSASMVRATVRAVSKRKILPTRAALTLTPAAVNKIRVLLQDKPEYIGLKVGVRTRGCNGLTYTLDYTKEKDKSDEEVLQDGVRVFIEKKAQLTLLGTEMDFVESKLSSEFVFNNPNIKGTCGCGESFNI, encoded by the exons ATGTCTGCCTCCATGGTGCGAGCGACCGTCCGAGCGGTCAGCAAAAGAAAGATACTGCCTACAAGAGCCGCACTGACACTG ACTCCAGCAGCTGTGAACAAGATCAGGGTTTTGTTGCAAGACAAGCCGGAATAT ATCGGTTTGAAGGTTGGAGTGAGAACACGTGGCTGTAATGGACTGACCTACACACTGGACTACACCAAGGAGAAAGACAAATCTGATGAGGAAGTGCTGCAGGATG GTGTGAGGGTGTTCATAGAGAAGAAGGCTCAGCTGACCCTGTTGGGAACTGAGATGGACTTCGTTGAGTCAAAGCTTTCCAGCGAATTTGTCTTCAACAATCCCAACATCAAGGGCACGTGTGGCTGTGGAGAGAGCTTCAACATCTGA